The following coding sequences are from one Gemmatimonadota bacterium window:
- a CDS encoding RNA polymerase sigma factor, with the protein MLIEPLVDAAQRGDDAAFAALYDAHVGRVFALCLRLSADPASAEELVQDVFVRLWERLGSFRGESAFTTWLHRLAVNTVFEQARAGKRRRLRVAITADLAGIAVSGPDAEAPHHDRALQIDLEGAVARLPAGARAVFVLHDVEGYQHGEIGQLLGIAEGTSKAHLFRARRLLRGMLQ; encoded by the coding sequence TTGCTGATCGAGCCGCTGGTCGACGCCGCCCAACGCGGCGATGATGCCGCCTTCGCGGCCCTCTACGACGCCCACGTCGGGCGCGTCTTTGCGCTCTGCCTCCGGCTGAGCGCCGACCCGGCGTCGGCCGAGGAGCTGGTGCAGGACGTCTTCGTGCGGCTCTGGGAGCGACTCGGCTCATTCCGCGGCGAGAGCGCCTTCACCACCTGGTTGCATCGGTTGGCGGTGAACACCGTGTTCGAACAGGCCCGCGCCGGGAAGCGCCGTCGCCTGCGGGTGGCGATCACCGCCGACCTCGCGGGGATCGCCGTGAGCGGACCGGACGCCGAGGCGCCACATCACGATCGGGCGCTGCAGATCGATCTGGAAGGCGCCGTGGCGCGGTTGCCGGCGGGGGCGCGTGCGGTGTTTGTCCTGCATGATGTCGAGGGGTACCAGCACGGCGAGATCGGCCAGTTGCTGGGAATTGCCGAGGGCACCTCCAAGGCGCACCTCTTTCGCGCGCGGCGACTGCTGCGAGGAATGCTGCAATGA
- a CDS encoding ABC transporter ATP-binding protein, which produces MLINRAAGFVLPWSSKELIDVVIPSGNGSLLWPLAAAVGAATVVQAASSFGVSQILGVAAQRAITEMRRAVQSHLVRLPIRTFDATQTGQLVSRVMSDAEGIRNLVGTGLVQLVGGAVTAAVAFTWLMILNWRLTSVTAVLLVVFGGGMAYAFTRLRPIFRERGKLNAEVTGRLVESISGIRVVKAYTAERREQHAFAKGANKLFRNVAATMTGVSATTALSTVIVGIIGTLLIVVGGRDILAGRMSSGDLFQYVFLTGLLAAPLIQIASIGTQVTEAFAGLDRIRELRAVATEDEGDADLAPLGQVTGHVAFENVTFSYDEGTPVLKGITFDAPAGTTTALVGTSGSGKSTLVSLVMAFNRPDSGRILIDGRDLATFRLREYRRTLGIVLQDNFLFDGTILDNIRFAKPDATAEEVREAARIAHCDEFALRFDLGYETIVGERGVKLSGGQRQRVAIARAILANPAILILDEATSSLDSESEGLIQEGLTRLRAGRTTFVIAHRLSTITSADQILVLEGGEIVERGSHDALVDLGGRYHALYERQFRQALDRYVNPGEELAGASRQRP; this is translated from the coding sequence ATGCTGATCAACCGCGCCGCCGGCTTCGTCCTGCCGTGGTCGTCGAAGGAACTGATCGACGTCGTGATCCCCAGCGGCAACGGCTCGCTGCTCTGGCCGCTGGCCGCCGCCGTTGGCGCCGCCACCGTGGTGCAGGCCGCCTCCTCCTTCGGCGTCTCGCAGATCCTCGGCGTCGCGGCGCAGCGCGCCATCACCGAGATGCGCCGCGCCGTGCAGTCGCACCTCGTCCGCCTTCCGATCCGCACCTTCGACGCGACCCAGACCGGGCAGCTCGTCTCGCGCGTGATGAGCGACGCCGAAGGGATCCGCAACCTGGTCGGCACCGGCCTGGTGCAACTCGTCGGCGGGGCCGTGACGGCCGCGGTCGCCTTCACCTGGTTGATGATCCTCAACTGGCGGCTCACCTCGGTGACCGCCGTCCTGCTCGTCGTCTTCGGCGGCGGCATGGCGTACGCCTTCACCCGACTGCGGCCGATCTTCCGCGAGCGCGGCAAGCTCAACGCCGAGGTCACCGGCCGACTGGTCGAGAGCATCTCAGGGATTCGCGTGGTGAAGGCGTACACCGCCGAACGCCGCGAGCAGCACGCCTTCGCGAAGGGCGCCAACAAGCTCTTCCGGAATGTCGCCGCCACCATGACGGGCGTCTCCGCCACCACCGCCCTCTCGACCGTGATCGTCGGCATCATCGGTACCCTACTGATCGTCGTCGGCGGGCGGGACATCCTCGCGGGTCGGATGTCGAGCGGCGACCTCTTCCAATACGTCTTCCTCACCGGCTTGCTCGCCGCGCCGCTGATCCAGATCGCCTCGATCGGCACGCAGGTCACCGAGGCCTTCGCCGGCCTCGATCGCATCCGTGAATTGCGTGCGGTCGCGACGGAAGACGAAGGCGATGCCGACCTGGCGCCGCTCGGCCAGGTGACCGGGCACGTCGCCTTCGAGAACGTGACGTTCAGCTATGACGAAGGGACGCCGGTCCTCAAGGGGATCACCTTCGACGCGCCCGCCGGGACGACGACCGCGCTCGTCGGCACCAGTGGTTCGGGGAAGAGCACCCTGGTGTCGCTGGTGATGGCGTTCAATCGCCCCGACAGCGGCCGCATCCTGATCGACGGTCGTGACCTCGCGACCTTCCGCCTCCGCGAGTATCGCCGCACCCTCGGCATCGTGCTCCAGGACAACTTCCTCTTCGATGGCACCATCCTAGACAACATCCGCTTCGCCAAGCCGGATGCGACCGCCGAGGAGGTGCGCGAGGCCGCGCGCATCGCGCACTGCGACGAGTTCGCGCTCCGCTTCGACCTGGGGTACGAGACGATCGTCGGTGAGCGCGGCGTCAAGCTGAGCGGTGGGCAACGGCAGCGCGTCGCAATCGCCCGCGCGATCCTCGCGAATCCGGCCATCCTCATTCTCGACGAAGCGACGTCGTCGCTGGACTCGGAGAGCGAGGGGCTGATTCAGGAAGGGTTGACGCGCCTGCGGGCCGGGCGGACCACCTTCGTGATCGCGCACCGGTTGTCGACCATCACGTCGGCCGATCAGATCCTGGTGCTGGAAGGGGGAGAGATCGTCGAGCGCGGCTCGCACGATGCCCTGGTCGATCTGGGGGGCCGGTACCACGCCCTCTACGAGCGGCAGTTCCGGCAGGCCCTCGATCGGTACGTCAATCCCGGCGAGGAGCTCGCGGGCGCGTCGCGCCAGCGGCCCTGA
- a CDS encoding sulfurtransferase: MWLSIHLDEPDLVVLDTSWYLPAAGRDPDEEYRRAHIKGAVRFDLDAASDAQSPLPHMVPTAERFAGLCERLGIRRDDRIVCYDGSGVNLSAARAWWLFRYFGHERVAVLDGGFGAWARETRPVQIGVVRRYPTGYHIPAPNPALIRDLAGIERIVAGTESAQLVDCRSGERFRGEVDEPRAGLARGHIPGSANIPFTTLTDPETGRFHTPAQLATMIAESGLDITRPIVASCGSGVTACTLALAVEVVRAAGLGPVGPPVAIYDGSWSEWGQTAR, from the coding sequence ATGTGGCTCTCGATTCACCTCGACGAACCGGATCTCGTGGTGCTCGACACCTCGTGGTACCTCCCCGCCGCCGGCCGTGACCCGGACGAGGAGTACCGCCGCGCGCACATCAAGGGGGCGGTGCGCTTCGACCTCGATGCCGCGAGCGATGCCCAGAGTCCGCTGCCGCACATGGTGCCGACCGCCGAGCGCTTTGCCGGCCTCTGCGAGCGCCTCGGCATTCGTCGCGACGATCGGATTGTGTGCTACGATGGCAGCGGCGTGAACCTCTCGGCGGCGCGCGCCTGGTGGCTCTTCCGCTACTTCGGGCACGAGCGTGTGGCGGTGCTCGACGGCGGCTTCGGCGCGTGGGCGCGCGAGACGCGACCGGTGCAGATCGGCGTCGTGCGTCGTTACCCGACCGGCTACCATATCCCCGCGCCAAACCCGGCGCTGATTCGCGACCTCGCCGGCATCGAGCGGATCGTGGCGGGCACCGAGTCGGCGCAGCTGGTCGATTGCCGGAGCGGTGAGCGCTTTCGCGGCGAAGTCGACGAGCCGCGCGCCGGGCTGGCCCGCGGGCACATCCCCGGCAGCGCCAACATCCCCTTCACGACGCTGACCGATCCCGAGACCGGCCGTTTCCACACGCCGGCGCAGCTCGCGACGATGATCGCGGAGAGTGGCCTCGACATCACGCGGCCGATCGTGGCGTCGTGTGGCAGCGGCGTGACGGCGTGTACGCTGGCGCTGGCGGTGGAGGTGGTGCGCGCGGCGGGACTCGGACCGGTGGGGCCGCCGGTCGCGATCTACGATGGCAGTTGGTCGGAGTGGGGGCAGACGGCGCGCTAG
- a CDS encoding DUF983 domain-containing protein, producing MLSPFLRALRLRCPKCGSGGILRHWFALVPACPRCGLAFDRGESGYQVGSYLVAMIAIELLFVGLLAAILVATWPDPPWQLLQWGGPALMALGPLLLFPFTKTLYLAFDLTFRREL from the coding sequence ATGCTGAGCCCCTTCCTCCGCGCCCTCCGCCTCCGCTGCCCCAAGTGCGGCAGCGGTGGCATCCTCCGTCACTGGTTCGCCCTGGTCCCGGCCTGCCCCCGCTGCGGGCTGGCCTTCGACCGCGGCGAGTCGGGTTATCAGGTGGGGTCGTACCTGGTGGCGATGATCGCGATCGAACTGCTGTTCGTCGGGTTGCTGGCCGCGATCCTGGTGGCCACCTGGCCCGACCCGCCCTGGCAGCTGCTCCAGTGGGGCGGCCCGGCGTTGATGGCGCTGGGGCCCCTGCTGCTCTTCCCGTTCACCAAGACGCTCTACCTCGCCTTCGACCTGACCTTCCGGCGCGAATTGTAA
- the efp gene encoding elongation factor P yields MKANDIRKGTVIYYEGKPHLVMDFTHRTPGNLRAFVQVRLRNLNNGMSLDHRYSATETVEEARLDTKEMQVLYADGNGVHVMDADTYEQFTLDPEMVGDDAAWMQAEMRFEAVWLEGKPISFKLPSSMELEIVETAPAMKTATKSSSSKPATLSNGVTINVPEFVEQGERVRVNPRERAYIERVK; encoded by the coding sequence ATGAAAGCGAACGACATCCGCAAGGGCACCGTGATCTACTACGAGGGGAAGCCGCACCTCGTGATGGACTTCACGCACCGCACGCCGGGCAACCTCCGCGCCTTCGTCCAGGTGCGCCTGCGCAATCTCAACAACGGGATGTCGCTGGACCATCGCTACAGCGCGACCGAGACGGTCGAGGAAGCGCGGCTCGACACGAAGGAGATGCAGGTCCTCTACGCCGACGGCAATGGTGTGCACGTCATGGATGCCGACACCTACGAGCAGTTCACCCTCGACCCCGAGATGGTGGGCGATGACGCGGCGTGGATGCAGGCCGAGATGCGCTTCGAGGCGGTGTGGCTCGAGGGGAAGCCGATCTCGTTCAAGCTGCCGTCGTCGATGGAACTCGAGATCGTCGAGACGGCGCCGGCCATGAAGACCGCGACCAAGTCGTCGAGCAGCAAGCCGGCGACGCTGAGCAACGGCGTGACCATCAACGTCCCCGAATTCGTGGAGCAGGGCGAGCGGGTGCGGGTCAATCCGCGCGAGCGCGCCTACATCGAGCGCGTGAAATGA
- a CDS encoding O-antigen ligase family protein: MTDPLLSLAPDLDRDAVVRWQERLAAHLLGGGLLLAVLAALPTAPTDLDRHQLPKETVVHLATWLAVALLRPGMGSLSRAARLGLALLLGATLASAAFADNPWLAFRAGSLTLTGAAALLAAHQLATRGLGGVLLAWLGGAAFIGTLTGLAQAYGLQLPNFATTRLPGGSFGNRNFLAHLAAIALPIIALLAVTARRSIGALAAAAAGGALVGAIVLTRSRAAWLAAAAGIGVVVVSLLLARRRGALPVATARVAMLGFALVIGPLLALTLPNDLNWRSDSPYAETLSGIANTQEGSGRGRVIQYRNTLELAAAHPIVGVGPGNWPLRYNEVAPPNDPTWVWGDVIPINPWPSSDWMALISERGIIALAGSLLLGLALAWRAFGRLQRAGDDALRGAAALGVLTATAVVGAFDAVLLLPVPLLFVALAIGALASTTPFPMESVAPSRWRAALPLVLMVVALRSVEQTAAYVVAGSGRATGRMVWAARLDPTSYPLRIALATRLPCARARSHARAAMALAPNWPASRNAAARCGVR; this comes from the coding sequence ATGACCGATCCGCTGCTCTCCCTCGCCCCAGACCTTGACCGCGACGCCGTGGTCCGCTGGCAGGAGCGCCTCGCCGCCCACCTGTTGGGCGGAGGCCTCCTCCTCGCGGTGCTGGCGGCGTTGCCGACGGCGCCGACGGACCTCGATCGCCACCAGTTGCCGAAAGAGACGGTGGTCCATCTGGCGACCTGGCTGGCGGTGGCCCTGCTGCGGCCAGGGATGGGATCGCTCTCCCGTGCCGCCCGCCTCGGCCTCGCCCTGCTCCTCGGCGCGACGCTGGCCTCGGCCGCATTCGCCGACAATCCCTGGCTGGCCTTCCGCGCCGGCTCGCTGACGCTCACCGGGGCCGCCGCGCTGCTCGCCGCCCATCAGCTGGCGACCCGCGGGCTGGGTGGCGTGCTGTTGGCCTGGCTTGGGGGCGCGGCCTTCATCGGCACCCTCACCGGCCTGGCCCAGGCGTATGGGCTGCAGCTGCCGAACTTCGCGACCACCCGGTTGCCTGGTGGCAGCTTCGGCAATCGCAACTTCCTGGCGCACCTCGCTGCAATCGCCCTGCCGATCATCGCCTTGCTGGCCGTGACCGCGCGTCGCTCGATTGGCGCCCTCGCCGCGGCCGCCGCCGGTGGGGCGCTCGTCGGTGCGATCGTGCTCACGCGGTCGCGCGCCGCGTGGCTCGCGGCGGCGGCAGGGATCGGCGTGGTCGTCGTCTCGCTGCTGCTCGCGCGCCGCAGAGGGGCACTCCCGGTGGCGACGGCACGCGTGGCGATGCTGGGCTTCGCGCTGGTCATCGGCCCGCTGCTGGCGCTGACGCTGCCCAACGACCTGAACTGGCGTTCCGATTCCCCCTATGCGGAGACATTGAGCGGGATTGCGAACACGCAGGAAGGGTCGGGGCGCGGCCGGGTCATTCAATACCGGAACACGCTCGAGCTGGCGGCGGCACACCCGATCGTCGGTGTTGGCCCGGGCAACTGGCCGCTTCGCTACAACGAGGTGGCGCCGCCGAACGATCCGACCTGGGTGTGGGGCGACGTCATCCCCATCAACCCCTGGCCGAGTAGCGATTGGATGGCGCTGATTTCGGAGCGCGGCATCATCGCGCTCGCGGGATCGTTGCTGCTCGGCCTCGCGCTGGCGTGGCGGGCCTTCGGGCGGCTGCAACGCGCGGGCGATGACGCGCTGCGTGGTGCGGCGGCGCTTGGTGTGCTGACGGCGACGGCGGTGGTGGGGGCGTTCGACGCCGTGCTGTTGTTGCCGGTCCCACTGCTCTTCGTCGCCCTGGCGATCGGGGCGTTGGCCTCGACCACGCCATTCCCGATGGAATCGGTGGCGCCATCGCGCTGGCGCGCCGCCTTGCCGCTCGTGTTGATGGTGGTGGCGTTGCGCAGCGTCGAACAGACGGCGGCCTACGTGGTGGCTGGGTCGGGGCGCGCGACGGGCCGCATGGTGTGGGCGGCACGCCTCGATCCGACGTCCTATCCGTTGCGCATCGCACTCGCCACGCGGTTGCCCTGCGCGAGGGCCCGCAGCCACGCGCGCGCCGCCATGGCCCTTGCACCCAACTGGCCCGCGAGCCGCAACGCCGCCGCGCGCTGCGGGGTGCGCTGA
- a CDS encoding TonB-dependent receptor, protein MSLRSFARFASSLASLLLLVGLAARPLAAQSTVDWITGSVVDGTGKPVIGATIEAYSIELDVTKKATANDKGRFSIPFNDGGGRYRVTVRAIGKTPFITNVSRQEDDDRIVLNVKLGDRPQVLTDIRTQTVRAQGDQNERPTPGSTERNVDAGQMARLPIDASDLAALAQLVPGVIVTAGSDSSATTFQVAGQNGASNNIVVDGTSNGGALPADGIRGTRVITNTFDVSRGQFSGGQVSATTRGGSNRQQGSISGNFRDRNLAFGSATDNVFTSGQTSQQVGAGFGGALRKDKLFLFGSFNVNRAVNPMASLDRADATTLLRLGASPDSVARFISLVGATGLTSRVGTVDPNRTQDRFSGSLRFDWNVADRQILTVRGDLNTTTSDPTRVGQTQLPQVGGNQSNNGGGVQVSLVSRPTVDLSNEFRAYGSISNAESTPFLYVPVGRVQNQSTLDDGGIATTSFGFGGNSGLPTTNKTKSLELTNTISYFAAGGAHRFQLGALLNMQSFTANNTNNQYGSYSYNSLADFAANVPATFSRTLQPVVRDGSSLNSALFLSDVWRKGPNLQFTIGGRLEYSKFGGAPARNTDAEAKFGVRTDLLPTETYFTPRFGFSWTIPAAEQQGFGQRGFAPPAVVLRGGVGVFRGTMSSTLPSTAQAQAGFSTTEAQLVCVGAAVPIPDWNNFATNPSTIPTQCLNNQNTPVIAGRPSVTTYDEGYGAAKTIRANLGATRRLTPMFTLTLDASYVKGIGQSASRDLNLNLGTPFLLANEGNRPVYINPSLIVPTTGAIPFTSTRKDAGYGSVNQVFSGLENETKQITASMNWFNTRGSTLSANYTMQFARDQAVVAAGSAAAAAT, encoded by the coding sequence ATGTCGCTTCGCTCATTCGCACGATTCGCGAGTTCCCTCGCCAGCTTGCTGTTGCTGGTGGGACTCGCCGCCCGCCCCCTGGCCGCCCAGAGCACGGTGGACTGGATCACCGGCTCGGTCGTTGATGGCACCGGCAAGCCGGTCATCGGCGCCACCATCGAGGCCTACAGCATCGAACTCGACGTCACCAAGAAGGCGACGGCGAACGACAAGGGACGCTTCTCGATTCCGTTCAACGACGGTGGCGGTCGCTACCGCGTGACGGTGCGCGCGATCGGCAAGACGCCGTTCATCACCAACGTGTCGCGCCAGGAAGACGACGACCGGATCGTGCTGAACGTCAAGCTCGGTGACCGTCCGCAGGTCCTCACCGACATTCGCACGCAGACGGTGCGCGCCCAGGGCGACCAGAACGAGCGGCCGACGCCGGGCAGCACCGAGCGGAACGTCGATGCCGGGCAGATGGCCCGCCTCCCGATCGATGCCTCCGACCTCGCCGCCCTGGCGCAGCTGGTGCCGGGCGTGATCGTGACGGCCGGCAGCGACTCGAGCGCGACGACCTTCCAGGTCGCCGGCCAGAACGGCGCGTCCAACAACATCGTCGTCGACGGCACCTCGAACGGCGGCGCGCTCCCGGCCGACGGCATCCGCGGCACCCGCGTCATCACCAACACCTTCGACGTCTCGCGCGGCCAGTTCTCCGGCGGCCAGGTCTCGGCGACGACCCGCGGCGGCAGCAACCGGCAGCAGGGCTCGATCAGCGGCAACTTCCGCGATCGCAACCTGGCGTTCGGCAGCGCGACGGACAACGTCTTCACGTCGGGCCAGACCTCGCAGCAGGTCGGCGCCGGCTTCGGTGGCGCGCTCCGGAAGGACAAGCTCTTCCTCTTCGGCTCGTTCAACGTCAATCGCGCCGTGAATCCGATGGCGTCGCTTGACCGCGCCGATGCCACGACGCTGCTTCGCCTCGGCGCCTCGCCGGACTCGGTGGCGCGCTTCATCTCGCTGGTCGGCGCGACCGGCCTGACGAGCCGCGTCGGCACCGTCGACCCGAACCGCACCCAGGACCGCTTCAGCGGCTCGCTGCGCTTCGACTGGAACGTCGCCGACCGCCAGATCCTCACGGTTCGTGGCGACCTGAACACCACGACGTCCGACCCGACCCGCGTCGGGCAGACGCAGCTGCCGCAGGTCGGTGGCAACCAGAGCAACAATGGCGGCGGCGTGCAGGTCTCGCTCGTCTCGCGCCCGACCGTGGATCTCTCGAACGAGTTCCGCGCCTACGGCTCGATCAGCAACGCCGAGTCGACGCCGTTCCTGTATGTCCCGGTCGGCCGGGTGCAGAACCAGTCGACGCTGGATGACGGCGGCATCGCCACGACCTCCTTCGGCTTCGGCGGCAATTCCGGTCTCCCGACGACCAACAAGACCAAGTCGCTCGAGCTCACCAACACGATTTCGTACTTCGCCGCTGGTGGCGCACACCGCTTCCAGCTCGGCGCGCTGCTGAACATGCAGAGCTTCACGGCGAACAACACCAACAACCAGTACGGCAGCTACAGCTACAACTCGCTGGCCGACTTCGCGGCGAACGTCCCGGCGACCTTCAGCCGCACGCTGCAGCCGGTCGTGCGCGACGGCTCGTCGCTGAACTCGGCGCTCTTCCTGAGCGACGTGTGGCGCAAGGGGCCGAACCTGCAGTTCACGATCGGCGGCCGCCTGGAGTACTCGAAGTTCGGCGGCGCCCCGGCGCGGAACACCGATGCGGAAGCGAAGTTCGGCGTCCGGACCGACCTGCTCCCGACCGAGACCTACTTCACCCCGCGCTTCGGCTTCTCGTGGACGATCCCGGCGGCCGAGCAGCAGGGCTTCGGCCAGCGCGGCTTCGCGCCGCCGGCCGTCGTGCTCCGTGGCGGCGTCGGTGTCTTCCGCGGCACGATGTCGAGCACCCTGCCGAGCACGGCGCAGGCGCAGGCCGGCTTCAGCACCACCGAGGCGCAGCTCGTCTGCGTCGGCGCCGCGGTGCCGATCCCGGACTGGAACAACTTCGCGACCAACCCGTCGACGATTCCGACGCAGTGCCTCAACAACCAGAACACCCCGGTCATTGCGGGTCGCCCGTCGGTCACCACGTATGACGAGGGCTACGGCGCCGCGAAGACCATCCGCGCCAACCTCGGCGCGACGCGCCGCCTCACCCCGATGTTCACGCTGACGCTCGACGCCTCGTACGTGAAGGGCATCGGCCAGTCGGCGTCGCGTGACCTGAACCTGAACCTCGGCACGCCGTTCCTGCTGGCGAACGAGGGCAACCGGCCGGTCTACATCAATCCGTCGCTGATCGTGCCGACGACGGGCGCGATCCCGTTCACGTCGACCCGGAAGGATGCCGGCTACGGCTCGGTCAACCAGGTCTTCAGCGGCCTCGAGAACGAGACGAAGCAGATCACCGCCTCGATGAACTGGTTCAATACCCGCGGCTCGACGCTGTCGGCCAACTACACCATGCAGTTCGCGCGCGACCAGGCGGTGGTGGCGGCGGGTTCGGCGGCGGCGGCGGCAACCTGA
- a CDS encoding TonB-dependent receptor produces the protein MTSRLRRALLLLVFVASPALLAAQVGTLTGRVIDRLTREGISDARLEVEGTALQARSGAAGRFTLTGITPGTVTLRVIAIGFTPMTLRDIAVGSGRPVPLLIELEARPLDLGTLTTAVAPRDNLGQGGGAATLGRDETRRAPGVQEDIVRAVALLPGVGVTSPGRNDLVVRGGSAAENLFLLDGLEVPNINHFGSQGATGGPVSLLPIDLVRGAAFTSAPPSVAYGDRTSSATAITLREGNEERWAGQMNLSATGIGAIAEGPIGNGSVLFGVRRSYLDLLFRALDFSFLPTYYDATLKATQRLGTRDQLTLLALGARDDIDFLTDSADQRLDNARILGSAQRSAVAGLTWQRTLTNGALTVTLGHTRTTFDSRQVDTTGTTIFAAQSREAESSLRTDLLLAPRSDLELRFGAVGRIAPALHYDVTLPGALRRDGNGVPQPLRVDSTFSARRVAAYAEATWRPREQWRVTGGLRADRYAWIGNAVYLSPRLSVARDVSSATTVTATFGRTIQPPPFIWQVGDPTNGVLRPWRADQATLGVRTRRGSTTLQVEGYLKRYRDYPIRLFRRQEVLTPSGFEDALDDIPFGLEPLRSSGRGRAWGLELLAQRRLDNLPVYGLASLTLARARFTALDGIERPGAFDVPVIVTALAGWRPTERLEVSGKVRVSSGARTTPFVTTGELAGTPNFKAYLAGPRLPTFYAIDLRVDRRWSFRATQLTLYLDIQNVTGRENPARYQWNLRERTVETDTSVGRLPSIGLTFDF, from the coding sequence ATGACTTCGCGCCTGCGCCGTGCCCTGCTGCTGCTCGTCTTCGTTGCCTCCCCCGCGTTGCTCGCTGCGCAGGTGGGGACGCTCACCGGCCGGGTCATCGACCGACTCACCCGCGAGGGAATCAGCGACGCCCGGCTCGAAGTCGAGGGAACGGCGCTGCAGGCCCGGAGCGGTGCCGCGGGACGCTTCACGCTGACCGGCATCACGCCGGGGACGGTCACGCTGCGGGTGATCGCCATCGGCTTCACCCCGATGACACTGCGCGACATCGCCGTCGGCAGCGGCCGCCCCGTCCCGTTGTTGATCGAGCTCGAGGCGCGTCCACTCGACCTCGGCACCCTGACCACCGCCGTTGCCCCCCGCGACAACCTCGGCCAGGGTGGCGGCGCGGCGACACTTGGCCGCGACGAGACGCGCCGCGCGCCCGGAGTGCAGGAGGACATCGTGCGCGCCGTGGCCCTCCTCCCCGGCGTCGGCGTCACCTCGCCCGGGCGCAACGATCTGGTCGTGCGCGGTGGCTCCGCGGCGGAAAATCTCTTTCTCCTCGATGGCCTCGAAGTCCCCAACATCAACCACTTCGGCTCACAGGGCGCCACCGGTGGACCGGTCTCGCTGCTGCCGATCGACCTGGTGCGCGGCGCCGCCTTCACCAGCGCACCACCATCGGTTGCCTACGGCGATCGGACCAGTTCGGCCACGGCGATCACCCTGCGCGAGGGCAACGAGGAACGCTGGGCCGGACAGATGAACTTGTCGGCCACCGGCATCGGTGCGATCGCCGAGGGGCCGATCGGCAATGGTTCGGTGCTGTTCGGGGTGCGGCGGTCGTATCTGGACCTGTTGTTCCGCGCGCTCGACTTCTCCTTTCTGCCGACCTACTACGACGCCACGCTCAAGGCGACACAACGGCTCGGCACGCGCGACCAACTCACGCTCCTGGCCCTCGGGGCACGCGACGACATCGACTTCCTCACCGACAGCGCGGATCAGCGACTCGACAACGCGCGGATCCTCGGCAGCGCCCAACGCAGTGCCGTCGCGGGGCTCACCTGGCAACGCACACTGACGAACGGTGCGCTCACCGTCACGCTCGGGCACACCCGCACGACATTCGACAGTCGGCAGGTGGACACGACCGGTACCACGATCTTCGCGGCGCAGTCACGCGAGGCGGAATCCTCGCTGCGCACCGATCTCTTGCTGGCCCCCCGGAGCGACCTGGAGCTGCGCTTCGGCGCCGTCGGTCGGATCGCGCCGGCGCTGCACTACGACGTGACGCTCCCCGGAGCGCTGCGTCGTGATGGCAACGGTGTGCCGCAGCCGCTCCGCGTGGACTCGACCTTCAGTGCGCGGCGCGTCGCCGCCTATGCCGAGGCCACCTGGCGCCCGCGCGAGCAGTGGCGGGTGACCGGCGGGCTGCGTGCGGATCGCTACGCCTGGATCGGCAACGCGGTGTACCTCTCGCCCCGCCTGAGTGTCGCACGCGACGTCAGCTCGGCCACTACCGTCACGGCAACCTTCGGCCGCACCATCCAGCCACCACCGTTCATCTGGCAGGTCGGCGATCCGACCAACGGTGTCCTCCGTCCGTGGCGTGCCGATCAGGCAACGCTCGGCGTGCGGACACGCCGGGGGAGCACGACGCTGCAGGTCGAGGGGTATCTCAAGCGCTACCGCGACTACCCGATCCGCCTCTTCCGTCGGCAGGAGGTGCTGACGCCGTCGGGGTTCGAGGATGCGTTGGATGACATCCCGTTTGGCCTCGAACCCCTCCGGAGCAGCGGACGGGGGCGCGCCTGGGGCCTCGAACTCCTGGCGCAGCGGCGGCTGGACAATCTCCCGGTCTACGGCCTGGCCTCGCTGACACTGGCGCGGGCGCGCTTCACGGCGCTCGACGGGATCGAGCGACCAGGGGCCTTCGACGTCCCGGTGATCGTCACGGCGCTGGCGGGGTGGCGGCCCACGGAACGGCTCGAGGTGAGTGGCAAGGTGCGGGTTAGCAGTGGCGCCCGGACGACGCCGTTCGTGACGACCGGTGAGCTCGCGGGGACGCCGAACTTCAAGGCGTATCTGGCCGGTCCCCGCCTCCCGACCTTCTACGCCATCGACCTTCGGGTGGATCGACGCTGGAGCTTCCGGGCCACGCAGCTGACCCTCTACCTCGACATCCAGAACGTCACCGGCCGCGAAAACCCCGCCCGGTACCAGTGGAACCTGCGGGAACGGACGGTCGAGACCGACACCTCGGTCGGCCGCCTCCCGAGCATCGGTCTCACCTTCGATTTCTGA